A single Limisphaerales bacterium DNA region contains:
- a CDS encoding DUF192 domain-containing protein — protein MRIFLLTISFALGCTQQPPAAKPLPASAPPFAADITAAQPKLATIQLFVGAVKMEAEQAMTERQIKTGMMFRKTMGENSGMIFVFKQPKQQGFWMKNCFVPMSAAYIDPQGRINEIVKLEPQNTNSVMSKSFQIQYVLEAPRGWFKKNGISPGVTIMTPKGTLPQTYFP, from the coding sequence GTGCGGATTTTTCTTTTAACTATTTCATTTGCCTTGGGTTGCACGCAGCAACCTCCGGCGGCTAAACCTTTGCCGGCGTCCGCGCCGCCTTTTGCCGCCGACATCACCGCGGCTCAGCCAAAGCTGGCGACAATCCAGCTTTTTGTGGGCGCGGTGAAAATGGAGGCGGAACAGGCGATGACGGAACGGCAAATCAAAACGGGAATGATGTTCCGCAAAACGATGGGCGAAAATTCGGGGATGATTTTTGTTTTCAAACAGCCCAAACAGCAGGGGTTTTGGATGAAAAATTGTTTTGTCCCGATGAGCGCCGCGTACATCGATCCGCAAGGGCGCATCAATGAAATCGTAAAACTCGAGCCGCAGAACACCAACAGCGTGATGTCCAAAAGTTTTCAAATCCAATACGTGCTCGAAGCCCCGCGCGGGTGGTTCAAAAAAAACGGCATCAGCCCCGGGGTGACGATTATGACGCCGAAGGGGACGCTGCCGCAGACGTATTTTCCCTGA